From the genome of Odocoileus virginianus isolate 20LAN1187 ecotype Illinois chromosome 16, Ovbor_1.2, whole genome shotgun sequence, one region includes:
- the LOC110127362 gene encoding transcriptional regulatory protein AlgP-like produces MAERDSTKTPVAAEALIAAAAPLALHRIPRGRPAPASGCARAPRGCPSRRPAPRRARPARAPPVPRPQQRPLCAPARSRPVRRAAAQSREAPCRPPAQRRWGSTASAGRRRGVAKAPCPGTGVPRGARSAGRWRPGRRAQGAAGSLSSTTRRGSGPSCGPA; encoded by the coding sequence ATGGCCGAGAGGGACAGCACGAAGACCCCCGTGGCCGCCGAGGCACTCATCGCCGCTGCCGCGCCGCTCGCCCTTCACCGCATCCCGCGCGGGCGCCCCGCCCCAGCTTCCGGCTGCGCCCGCGCCCCTCGCGGGTGCCCTTCCAGGCGCCCCGCTCCGCGCCGCGCCCGCCCCGCCCGCGCGCCCCCCGTGCCGCGCCCTCAGCAGCGCCCCCTCTGCGCGCCCGCCCGCAGCCGCCCGGTGCGCAGGGCCGCGGCGCAGTCCCGGGAGGCGCCCTGCCGTCCTCCCGCCCAGCGGCGCTGGGGCTCCACCGCGAGCGCGGGGCGGCGCCGAGGAGTGGCCAAAGCCCCCTGTCCGGGGACAGGTGTCCCCAGAGGCGCGCGCTCTGCGGGAAGGTGGCGACCCGGGAGGCGGGCTCAGGGCGCCGCCGGGAGCTTGTCATCGACGACCCGGAGAGGTTCTGGGCCGAGCTGTGGGCCAGCGTAG